In Zea mays cultivar B73 chromosome 7, Zm-B73-REFERENCE-NAM-5.0, whole genome shotgun sequence, the following proteins share a genomic window:
- the LOC100284454 gene encoding CBL-interacting protein kinase 16 yields MARSGREAEPGEEERKLVLGKYELGRLLGQGTFAKVYYARDLSAGAGTGHSCSVAIKVIDKARLRRTEGMVEQLRREISIMRMVRHPNVVGIREVLASRSRVFVVMEYARGGELFAKVARGRLDEDHARRYFQQLVAAVGFCHRRGVAHRDLKPENLLLDEAGRLKVTDFGLAALPEQLRHDGLLHTQCGTPAYVAPEVLRKRGYDGARADLWSCGVVLYVLLCGFLPFQHDNYVKLYQKIFKADYQVPPWVSGDARRLIARLLVVDPAKRASIAEIMCTPWFRKGFVPPVLSPPVTPKKQQLDEGAALFDNDDDDNSNSNHSGATSPRSCNAFQLISSMSSGFDLSGLFESEQKTATVFTARAPAATVVEKLESVARALGFEVTRGKGWKVRMEAKAEGTNGRLAATAEVLEVAVDVTVVEFVHDAGDALDFNKFCAVDVRPGLTEIVWAWQGDSPAAAVGTA; encoded by the coding sequence ATGGCGAGATCAGGGCGGGAAGCGGAGCCCGGAGAGGAGGAACGGAAGCTGGTGCTGGGCAAGTACGAGCTGGGCCGCCTGCTGGGGCAGGGCACCTTCGCCAAGGTTTACTACGCGAGGGACCTGAGCGCCGGCGCCGGCACGGGCCACAGCTGCAGCGTAGCCATCAAGGTGATCGACAAGGCGCGGCTGCGGCGCACGGAGGGGATGGTGGAGCAGCTGCGCCGGGAGATCTCCATCATGCGGATGGTGCGGCACCCCAACGTGGTGGGCATCCGGGAGGTGCTCGCCAGCCGCTCCCGCGTCTTCGTCGTCATGGAGTACGCGCGCGGCGGGGAGCTCTTCGccaaggtggcccggggccgcctcGACGAGGACCACGCGCGCCGCTACTTCCAGCAGCTGGTCGCCGCCGTCGGCTTCTGCCACCGCCGCGGCGTCGCGCACCGGGACCTCAAGCCCGAGAACCTGCTGCTGGACGAGGCGGGGCGGCTCAAGGTCACCGACTTCGGGCTGGCCGCGCTGCCCGAGCAGCTGCGCCACGACGGCCTGCTCCACACGCAGTGCGGCACCCCCGCGTACGTCGCGCCCGAGGTGCTCAGGAAGCGCGGCTACGACGGCGCCCGCGCCGACCTCTGGTCCTGCGGCGTCGTGCTCTACGTCCTCCTCTGCGGCTTCCTCCCGTTCCAGCACGACAACTACGTCAAGTTGTACCAGAAGATCTTCAAGGCCGACTACCAGGTGCCGCCCTGGGTCTCCGGCGACGCGCGCCGCCTCATCGCGCGcctgctcgtcgtcgaccccgccaAGCGCGCCTCCATCGCCGAGATCATGTGCACGCCGTGGTTCAGGAAGGGCTTCGTGCCGCCCGTCCTTTCGCCCCCGGTGACGCCCAAGAAACAGCAGCTGGACGAAGGCGCTGCCCTCTtcgacaacgacgacgacgacaacagCAACAGCAACCACTCTGGCGCCACCTCCCCTCGGTCGTGCAACGCGTTCCAGCTCATCTCGTCCATGTCCTCCGGGTTCGACCTGTCGGGGCTGTTCGAGAGCGAGCAGAAGACCGCGACCGTGTTCACGGCCCGCGCGCCGGCGGCCACCGTGGTGGAGAAGCTGGAGTCCGTGGCGCGCGCCCTAGGATTCGAGGTCACCAGGGGGAAAGGCTGGAAGgtgaggatggaggccaaggccgAGGGCACGAACGGACGGCTCGCGGCCACCGCCGAGGTGCTCGAGGTGGCCGTGGACGTGACCGTGGTCGAGTTCGTGCACGACGCCGGGGACGCGCTGGACTTTAACAAGTTCTGCGCCGTCGACGTCCGCCCGGGGCTCACGGAGATCGTCTGGGCGTGGCAGGGCGACAgccccgccgccgccgtcggcACCGCGTGA